In Vibrio cyclitrophicus, one genomic interval encodes:
- a CDS encoding nicotinate-nicotinamide nucleotide adenylyltransferase, protein MEKIAIFGSAFNPPSLGHKSVIDSLAHFDKILLVPSIAHAWGKEMLDFDTRCQLVNAFISDLSLDQVELSLIEKSLFIPGESVTTYAVLSELQKLHRDAELTFVIGPDNFFKFSSFYKSDEITERWSVMACPEKVKIRSTDIRNALISGIDVAKLSTKSVTKILQDSSLYTIM, encoded by the coding sequence ATGGAAAAAATAGCCATTTTCGGTAGTGCGTTTAATCCGCCGAGCTTAGGGCACAAAAGTGTGATTGATTCGTTGGCTCACTTTGACAAAATTCTACTCGTTCCAAGTATTGCCCATGCTTGGGGAAAAGAGATGCTAGATTTTGATACGAGATGTCAGTTAGTTAACGCATTTATCAGTGATCTTTCACTGGATCAAGTTGAGTTATCATTGATTGAAAAGAGCTTGTTTATTCCAGGTGAAAGCGTGACAACTTATGCTGTGCTCAGTGAACTGCAAAAGTTACATCGTGACGCGGAACTCACGTTCGTCATTGGCCCTGACAACTTCTTTAAGTTCTCATCTTTCTATAAATCAGATGAGATTACCGAGCGATGGTCTGTAATGGCGTGCCCTGAAAAAGTCAAAATCCGTAGTACAGACATACGTAATGCACTGATAAGTGGGATCGATGTTGCAAAACTGAGCACTAAGTCAGTTACAAAAATATTGCAAGATAGCAGTCTGTATACGATAATGTAG
- a CDS encoding 1-acyl-sn-glycerol-3-phosphate acyltransferase produces MTSPSDPYVDIRPYGDDEIPAALNRLINDEEFISAILHYRFSNHASWFKTLMSPILRVYLKMKWSKLTSVESIQIEVKKYLRDTLAKTTNGVTYTGVESLDANQAYLFVSNHRDIAMDPALVNYALHQNNHQTCRIAIGDNLLKKPCATELMRLNKSFIVKRSLKGPREMMKALGQLSSYIKHSLETGNSIWIAQKEGRAKDGNDFTEPAILKMFHVEGRKQKIVFPEYVKSLKIVPVAISYENDPCDTAKAIELFEKDVNGSYEKGEFEDIESIIQGIIGNKGRVHVGFGQVIDQDFDTPEALAEEIDRQIHDNYKLFPVNLLAAEKEDESITTAVKQEFEAKLSSLPQGARQYLIDSYANPVKNIG; encoded by the coding sequence ATGACCTCTCCAAGCGATCCATATGTTGATATTCGTCCTTACGGCGATGATGAAATTCCTGCGGCACTAAACCGTCTTATTAACGATGAAGAATTTATCAGTGCGATTCTGCACTACCGTTTTTCAAACCATGCGTCTTGGTTCAAAACGTTAATGAGTCCAATTCTACGCGTTTACTTAAAAATGAAGTGGAGCAAGCTGACTAGCGTTGAATCCATTCAGATTGAAGTGAAAAAATACTTACGCGACACGCTAGCGAAAACCACCAACGGTGTGACGTACACGGGTGTCGAGTCACTGGATGCAAACCAAGCTTATCTGTTTGTATCAAACCATCGTGACATTGCTATGGATCCTGCGTTGGTAAATTACGCTCTGCATCAAAATAATCATCAGACTTGTCGTATTGCTATTGGTGACAACCTATTGAAGAAGCCATGTGCGACTGAATTGATGCGTTTGAACAAGAGCTTCATCGTAAAGCGTTCTTTGAAAGGACCGCGTGAGATGATGAAGGCGCTAGGGCAGTTGTCTTCTTACATTAAGCACTCTCTAGAAACGGGCAACTCAATTTGGATTGCTCAAAAGGAAGGTCGTGCTAAAGATGGTAACGATTTTACTGAGCCAGCAATCTTAAAAATGTTCCACGTTGAAGGACGTAAGCAAAAAATTGTTTTCCCTGAATACGTGAAGTCATTGAAGATTGTTCCTGTGGCAATTTCTTACGAGAACGACCCATGTGACACGGCTAAAGCGATAGAGCTTTTCGAAAAAGACGTAAATGGTAGTTACGAAAAGGGTGAGTTTGAAGATATCGAAAGTATCATTCAAGGCATCATCGGTAATAAAGGACGCGTTCACGTTGGCTTCGGTCAGGTTATCGACCAAGATTTTGATACCCCTGAAGCGCTTGCTGAAGAGATCGATCGTCAGATCCACGATAACTACAAACTGTTCCCAGTAAACTTGCTGGCAGCAGAAAAAGAAGATGAGTCGATTACAACGGCAGTTAAACAAGAGTTTGAAGCTAAACTATCGAGCCTGCCACAAGGCGCGCGTCAGTACTTAATCGATAGCTACGCGAACCCAGTGAAGAACATTGGTTAA
- a CDS encoding iron ABC transporter permease: protein MLLRSVPLKTSMLGLGAALIFIALFSITVGPMNISLADSATSLIQPNNDLAPHINLVIQEIRLPRTILCMLIGAILALCGAVLQGLFRNPLAEPGIIGVSAGAALGAALAIVLFSELSLRYPAFMNFAAVPVFAFLGGALTTLLVYKLGTGKFGTSVTIMLLAGVAISALSGAGIGFLNFIADDQMLRDLSLWSMGSLAGAKWSGILLAAITLVSLFVVFYRQAMSLNALLLGESEAQHLGIPVQKLKRKLILLTAAGVGITVSLSGMIGFIGLVIPHLGRMLAGPDHRVLLPLSAVLGALLLTAADMFSRVVLAPAELPVGIVTAIIGAPFFLYLLFQQKGRIL from the coding sequence ATGTTGTTACGATCCGTCCCGCTGAAAACATCGATGCTAGGCCTAGGTGCTGCTCTAATCTTCATCGCACTGTTTTCAATCACTGTTGGGCCAATGAACATTAGCTTAGCGGACAGCGCTACGAGCTTAATTCAACCAAACAATGACTTAGCACCTCACATTAACTTAGTCATTCAAGAGATTCGCTTACCTAGAACCATCTTGTGTATGTTGATTGGTGCGATTCTCGCGTTATGTGGTGCTGTTTTGCAGGGCTTATTTCGAAACCCGCTTGCTGAGCCTGGGATCATCGGTGTATCTGCTGGTGCGGCGCTAGGTGCAGCTCTGGCCATCGTGCTTTTCTCTGAGCTATCGCTTCGATACCCTGCTTTCATGAACTTTGCTGCGGTTCCTGTGTTCGCTTTTCTTGGCGGCGCTTTAACCACGCTGCTGGTGTATAAGCTGGGCACGGGTAAATTCGGCACCTCTGTCACCATCATGTTGTTGGCGGGTGTGGCGATCAGTGCGCTATCCGGTGCTGGTATTGGCTTCTTGAATTTCATTGCTGATGACCAAATGCTACGCGATCTTTCATTGTGGTCGATGGGTTCATTAGCAGGTGCAAAGTGGTCGGGTATTTTACTTGCTGCAATTACACTCGTTAGTTTATTTGTCGTGTTCTACCGCCAAGCAATGTCTCTAAATGCTCTATTACTGGGCGAGTCAGAAGCACAACACCTTGGTATCCCAGTACAAAAACTCAAGCGAAAGCTAATTCTACTGACGGCTGCGGGCGTTGGTATCACGGTTAGCCTGTCTGGCATGATTGGTTTTATTGGATTGGTTATCCCGCATTTAGGTCGCATGTTAGCAGGCCCTGACCACCGAGTTCTGTTGCCACTATCAGCGGTACTAGGCGCACTACTGTTAACCGCCGCAGACATGTTCTCACGCGTGGTACTTGCTCCGGCAGAGCTGCCAGTAGGCATTGTCACTGCGATTATCGGCGCTCCATTCTTCTTGTATCTACTATTTCAACAGAAAGGGAGAATCCTTTAA
- a CDS encoding heme ABC transporter ATP-binding protein, whose amino-acid sequence MFPSALKATDIEVKFGNKVILDGVSIEIEAGKVTTLLGPNGAGKSTLLKALCQEISSNGDIQYFGHSKDKWPSHKLAKHLAMLPQHSTLTFPFLAHEVVELGGIPLQESNKKLTCIASQKMDVADVTHLSKRLYPSLSGGEKQRVHLARVLTQLHHSGDQCILMLDEPTSALDLAHQHNTLKIARELADNHNAAVIVVLHDLNLAAQYSDRLVVLKDGNLVCDGKPWDALKPSMIEDVYGYKSIVEKHPTMSFPQVHPAQ is encoded by the coding sequence ATGTTTCCTTCAGCGTTAAAAGCGACCGATATCGAAGTGAAGTTCGGCAATAAAGTGATATTAGATGGCGTTTCTATTGAGATTGAAGCGGGAAAGGTAACCACACTGCTTGGGCCAAATGGCGCAGGTAAAAGCACGCTGCTTAAAGCTTTGTGCCAAGAGATATCAAGCAACGGTGATATTCAATACTTTGGACACAGCAAAGACAAGTGGCCTTCTCACAAGTTAGCTAAGCACCTTGCTATGCTTCCTCAACACAGCACCTTGACCTTCCCATTCTTGGCACATGAAGTTGTCGAGCTTGGTGGGATTCCTCTGCAAGAATCCAACAAGAAGCTGACCTGCATTGCTAGCCAAAAAATGGATGTTGCTGATGTGACTCACTTGAGTAAAAGGCTCTACCCTTCGCTATCTGGCGGTGAAAAACAACGTGTTCACTTAGCTCGAGTATTAACTCAGCTTCACCACTCTGGTGACCAATGTATTTTGATGCTTGATGAACCAACGTCTGCACTGGATCTTGCCCACCAGCACAACACCTTAAAGATTGCGAGAGAATTAGCCGATAACCACAATGCCGCGGTTATCGTGGTTTTGCATGATCTCAACTTAGCCGCGCAGTATTCCGATCGATTGGTGGTGTTGAAAGATGGCAATTTAGTGTGTGATGGCAAGCCTTGGGATGCGCTGAAACCTTCGATGATAGAAGATGTGTATGGTTACAAAAGTATCGTAGAAAAACACCCAACCATGAGCTTCCCTCAGGTTCACCCCGCGCAATAA
- a CDS encoding YnjH family protein, with amino-acid sequence MIGKSMIRVNIRIIKVFLIAASMFGSMSASANKVISTPGKAAVVVTQGGQQQRVCYYDDKAYSIGAVLEVGGVVIQCAAENDFEQNGSLAWVQLKKDE; translated from the coding sequence ATGATAGGTAAATCAATGATTAGAGTAAATATACGAATTATTAAGGTCTTTTTGATAGCGGCTTCAATGTTTGGCTCAATGTCTGCGAGTGCCAACAAAGTAATTTCAACGCCCGGTAAAGCAGCAGTGGTGGTGACACAAGGGGGTCAACAGCAACGAGTTTGTTATTACGATGACAAGGCTTATAGCATTGGGGCTGTGTTAGAGGTGGGGGGCGTAGTGATTCAGTGCGCTGCAGAAAACGATTTTGAGCAAAATGGTTCACTGGCTTGGGTTCAATTAAAAAAAGACGAGTAA
- a CDS encoding TetR/AcrR family transcriptional regulator: MPKRSKEDTEITIQKIMDAVVDQLLRLGYDKMSYTTLSQQTGVSRTGISHHFPKKTDFTAALDGRIFKMFMEHIDFENGLDAFSASWVAALEDAEFLAILRLLFHHIVTAESAHEFAANGIDRLYKLTETQFGDTSGKELEWLIGKSLIRMSQ; encoded by the coding sequence ATGCCAAAGCGTAGTAAAGAAGATACAGAAATCACGATCCAGAAAATCATGGATGCCGTTGTAGACCAGCTGCTAAGATTGGGTTACGACAAGATGTCATACACGACGTTGAGTCAACAAACGGGTGTTTCTCGTACAGGTATAAGTCATCACTTTCCAAAGAAAACGGATTTTACTGCTGCTCTAGACGGTCGTATTTTCAAGATGTTCATGGAACACATTGACTTCGAAAATGGCCTTGACGCATTTTCAGCTAGCTGGGTTGCAGCACTTGAAGACGCAGAGTTCTTAGCAATCTTACGTTTACTTTTCCATCATATCGTTACTGCTGAGAGCGCACATGAGTTCGCTGCAAACGGTATTGATCGTCTATACAAGCTGACTGAAACTCAGTTTGGCGATACTAGCGGTAAAGAACTAGAGTGGTTGATTGGTAAATCATTGATTCGTATGAGCCAATAA
- a CDS encoding YfcZ/YiiS family protein, which translates to MSQDIGNNDVCEACGCAGEIGFIIKEGDDVAEVTVYGNSKALIEAEFAKYVELAKQVSSNVEFEASEMTEESTELHARFKFEVSAEKIIFELKTRSLAR; encoded by the coding sequence ATGAGCCAAGATATTGGTAACAACGATGTATGTGAAGCTTGCGGCTGTGCAGGCGAAATCGGGTTCATCATCAAAGAAGGCGACGATGTTGCTGAAGTAACGGTTTATGGAAACTCAAAAGCACTTATTGAAGCTGAGTTTGCTAAGTACGTTGAACTTGCTAAACAAGTGTCTAGCAACGTTGAATTTGAAGCATCAGAGATGACGGAAGAAAGCACAGAGTTGCACGCTCGCTTTAAATTTGAAGTTAGCGCTGAGAAGATTATTTTTGAACTTAAGACTCGCTCTCTAGCGCGTTAA
- a CDS encoding AraC family transcriptional regulator, producing the protein MNFAIEYTSAYFSHLVITPRKKVLKHSLVSVQSGLVLIKLGKQEYAVEPGQSVWIPHDCLTSLTYFPNTQVNRVDFSVRLTDSFPRQAGYITQTNLSSALLEKLEQTKARTSNANNTEQAFKDMLSVLKQEVLSFKPLLCESALSQRFNQWNIDDSNLPQEHTLVMVMREAKKRMQSGQKRALVIDDLFSGKEEEFEQLCMLVFGEDL; encoded by the coding sequence ATGAACTTTGCTATTGAATATACATCGGCTTACTTTTCACACTTGGTGATCACACCACGCAAGAAAGTACTTAAACATAGCCTTGTATCGGTTCAAAGTGGCTTGGTTTTGATTAAGCTGGGCAAACAAGAGTATGCCGTTGAACCAGGGCAAAGCGTCTGGATTCCACACGACTGCCTAACGTCACTGACCTACTTTCCAAACACTCAGGTTAACCGTGTCGACTTTTCTGTTCGTTTGACGGATTCATTCCCAAGACAAGCGGGTTATATCACGCAAACTAACCTCTCTTCGGCGCTACTAGAAAAGCTAGAACAAACCAAAGCTCGCACTTCCAATGCCAATAACACAGAACAAGCGTTTAAAGATATGCTTTCGGTATTAAAGCAAGAAGTGTTGTCGTTTAAGCCACTGCTTTGTGAAAGTGCCCTGTCTCAGCGATTCAATCAATGGAACATTGATGATTCTAACCTTCCACAAGAACACACCTTGGTGATGGTCATGCGCGAAGCGAAGAAACGCATGCAATCAGGTCAAAAACGTGCGCTTGTGATTGATGATTTGTTCTCAGGGAAAGAAGAAGAGTTCGAACAGCTGTGCATGCTTGTTTTCGGTGAAGATTTATAG